A genomic segment from Nicotiana sylvestris chromosome 1, ASM39365v2, whole genome shotgun sequence encodes:
- the LOC104213401 gene encoding pectinesterase gives MANKIAIAGLASILVVACVVAAAVTITKRNSSDSSSNSGDPVSNDSQISTSTKSVQAMCQPTDYKEACEKSLASAKNTSDPKELIKVAFESTITDIKNAMKNTSLIQEAAKDPRTKDALQTCESLLNVSIDDLRRSFDKVGTFDINKIKDYTDDLKTWISASITYQETCLDAFENTTGETGEKMKKLLKTAGELTSNGLAMVSSFGEMLTNLHIPGISRRLLTTDSEYTSAFVEAGSRRLLQVSGAKPNAVVAQDGSGQYKTIKEALKAVPPKNNQTYVILIKAGEYKEMVDIPRSMINVVFIGEGPTKTKITGNKNFADGTGTYHTATVAVNGDGFVARDIGFENTAGAKKHQAVALRVSADKTVFYNCNIDGYQDTLYTHSYRQFYKDCTITGTIDFIFGDASAVFQNCKMIVRKPGDNQACMVTAQGRKDHRGVGAIVLQNCDIRAEPAFTSTQPPIKAYLGRPWKEYSRTIIMQSYIDAFIDPEGWAPWNGNFALNTLFYAEYQNRGPGANIDKRVKWGGYKRNISPQEAEKYAPAHFIDQDNWIKKTGISY, from the exons aTGGCTAACAAAATAGCCATTGCTGGCTTAGCCTCAATTCTTGTTGTGGCTTGTGTGGTAGCAGCAGCTGTTACCATTACTAAAAGAAATAGCAGTGATTCATCATCTAATAGTGGTGATCCTGTTTCCAATGATAGCCAAATTTCAACCTCTACAAAATCAGTACAAGCAATGTGTCAACCTACTGATTATAAAGAAGCTTGTGAAAAAAGTCTTGCATCAGCCAAGAACACAAGTGATCCAAAAGAACTTATAAAAGTTGCTTTTGAATCAACTATTACTGATATTAAAAATGCCATGAAAAATACTAGCTTGATTCAAGAAGCTGCTAAAGATCCAAGAACCAAAGATGCTTTACAAACTTGTGAATCTCTTCTTAATGTCTCTATTGATGATTTAAGAAGGTCATTTGATAAAGTTGGTACCTTTGATATCAACAAGATTAAGGATTATACTGATGATTTAAAAACATGGATTAGTGCTTCAATTACTTATCAAGAAACTTGTTTAGATGCTTTTGAAAACACAACTGGTGAAACTggtgagaaaatgaaaaaattactAAAAACTGCAGGGGAACTTACTAGTAATGGTCTTGCTATGGTTTCTAGTTTTGGTGAAATGCTTACAAATTTGCATATCCCTGGTATTAGTCGACGATTATTGACAACAGATTCTGAGTACACATCAGCGTTTGTTGAGGCCGGTTCTCGTCGGCTTCTTCAAGTTTCTGGTGCAAAGCCTAATGCTGTGGTTGCTCAAGATGGAAGTGGACAATATAAGACTATCAAAGAAGCACTTAAAGCTGTGCCCCCTAAGAATAACCAGACCTATGTTATCTTAATCAAGGCTGGTGAATATAAGGAAATGGTTGATATTCCTAGGAGTATgataaatgttgtatttattggTGAAGGCCCAACCAAGACCAAGATTACTGGCAATAAGAATTTTGCTGATGGCACTGGCACTTATCACACTGCCACCGTTG CCGTGAATGGAGACGGATTCGTAGCAAGGGATATAGGATTCGAGAACACAGCAGGAGCAAAGAAGCACCAAGCAGTTGCGCTCCGCGTCTCAGCTGACAAGACAGTTTTCTACAACTGCAACATAGATGGATACCAAGACACACTCTACACACATTCCTACAGACAATTCTACAAGGACTGTACTATAACAGGCACCATTGACTTCATCTTTGGTGATGCATCGGCCGTGTTCCAGAACTGCAAGATGATTGTTAGAAAACCAGGAGACAATCAAGCTTGTATGGTCACTGCTCAAGGAAGAAAAGATCATCGCGGAGTTGGTGCAATCGTATTACAAAACTGCGATATCAGAGCTGAGCCAGCTTTTACTAGCACGCAGCCACCAATTAAAGCGTACCTTGGACGTCCATGGAAAGAATATTCAAGGACTATTATTATGCAGTCGTATATCGACGCGTTTATTGATCCTGAAGGGTGGGCCCCATGGAATGGAAATTTTGCACTTAATACTTTGTTTTATGCAGAGTATCAGAATAGAGGACCAGGAGCAAACATTGATAAAAGAGTTAAATGGGGTGGTTACAAAAGAAACATTTCACCACAAGAAGCTGAAAAATATGCTCCTGCTCATTTTATTGACCAAGATAACTGGATTAAGAAGACTGGTATTTCCTACTAG